One Sulfurimonas sp. HSL-3221 genomic window, TCCTTTGCGAACATCGACTGCTTCGAGAACGCATGCCTTGTCATCGACCGCCTCCTTTATGTCACCGGCCAGGCCGAGCACGTCAACCTCTACTGGAAAAAGATCATCCCGACGATCCCCCAGGCCTACTACGACCGCGACCCGAAAGCCGACGAGAAAGAGGCCCTGCTCTACCTTGTCTGCTCCAACGTCTTCTACCTCGAAGAGCTCTTTGAGAACGAAGAGGACGAGGAGGGGCTCAATGCCCTGAAGCGCGCCGAACTGGAGTGCTGCTAAGCAGCACCGCCCGCGCACCCACTACCCACTACCCACTACCCACTACCCACTACCCACTACCCACTACCCACTACCCACTACCCACTACCCACTACCTAATACCTAATACTCATCCCTTGACTATCACAGATATTTGCAATATACTTGTGTACTCAAATATATTGCAAGGATATTTCATGGCTTCAAAACTGGAATGGCTCTTCGCCTTCTCCTCCGCGCATGCGAAACTCTTCAAGCAGGTCGACCGGGCGCTCAGCGTCCACGGCATCAGCTTTTCGGAGTTTTACATTTTGCACCGGCTCCAAAATGAGCCCGGACGGGCCATGCGGCGCATCGACCTGGCCGAAGAGGTCGGGATGAGCGCCTCGGGGATCACCCGGGCGCTGAACCCGCTGGAGAAGCTGGGGCTGGTGCAGAAAGAGAAAAACCCCAGGGACGCGCGGGTGAGCCTCGTCAAGCTCTCCGACACCGGGGTACAGCAGTCCACCGACGCCCTGGCAACGGTGCAGTCAACCCTCGACACCCTGTTCTCGCCGCTGGAAACGGGCGATATCGACGCCTGCATGGCGATCGCGGCAAAACTAAACTAAGGAGAGCACTATGCTGGACCCGGCAAAAAAACACCCCATGGTGATGCCCGACGGCACCGCCGTCCCGCAGGTCGTCCACCTGAGGGCGGTCATAGACCACCCCCGCATCGAGGTGGGCGAATTCAGCTACTACCACAACTTCGAAAAGCTGGAAGATTACGCGGGCTATCTTGCCCCCTACCTCTTCCCCCTCAGCCTCGACAGGCTCATCATCGGCAAGTTCGTCCAGATCGCCCACGGGGTGCGCTTTATTACCAGTTCGGCCAACCACGCCATGGGCGGGTTCTCCACCTACCCCTTCGACAACTTCACGATGAGCGCGGAGACAACAGGCGCGGACATTGTCGCCATGTTCGAAAAGTCCGGCAACCGCGGCGACACCGTCGTCGGCAACGACGTCTGGATCGGGCTGGGAGCCACGATCATGCCGGGGGTGACCATCGGCGACGGCGCGATCATCGGCAGCCATGCCGTTGTCGCGGCAGACGTGGCGCCCTACACCGTCGTGGCGGGCAACCCGGCGCGCCCCGTCCGCAAGCGCTTCGACGACGAGGTGACGGCGGCGCTGCTTGCCATCCGCTGGTGGGAGTGGCCGTTAGAGAAGATCGAGAAACACATCGACGTCATTACCGGCGGCGACATCGACGCGCTGAAAGCCCTAGCTTAGGGCAGCGGCGCACGGAAAAAGCTACTTTACAGAAGTAACCATCTTCTCAAAATCGTCGAACTTTTCCAGTGCACCTTCCGCCGCAGACCACTTGCGCACGTTTTCAAGATCAAAAGCGTTTTGCTGTGCTACCCAGACCGCCTGCTGTAAGGACTGCTCATCCTTCCAGTGATAATATGCCGCTAGCCTGTCTTTGATGCAATCCGTCGGGGTCAGCAGGCGCAAAACGCCGGCATCGGTATCGAGTTCCGCAATCTCTTCCACCGGGGCATCGCCTACGCCGAGAGGCCCGGAGGGAAATTCGATGAAAAAATGACTGTCGGGATGAACGAAATAGCGTTCCTTCTCACTGAAACCGAGCGCCTCCATTACCCTCTTGATCTTCTTGAACTGTTCGTTATAGCGATTGATCAGGTCAATATCATACGAAGTATATTCGCCCCGGCTGTAGATCTCGACACAGGAACCGCCGGAGAGCACGACGGGGATGTTTTCTGCCTCCAATGCTTCACACAGGAATCCCGCAAGTTCCGGCATGCTCATTGCCGCTATCGTTTTCACAGCGGTTTCGCCGGGCGGCGGGGGCGCTTGCGCTGCATCACCAGCTTCTCCCGCAATTCGGGTCGGTAATAGGTACGCGCCTTTTCAAGTAAGCCCGTCAGTTCCGGCAAAAAGGCGTATCGCGGGTTAAAGAAATAGACCCTTGTCCGCCCGGACATCTTGCTCAGCAGTACCCCGCCCTCTTCCAGATTGGCAAGCTGTTGCTGGACGGAGGTCAGCGTCACGTCGAGATAGCGGGAAATCTCCCTGGCATACCCCTCATCGAAAGCCAACAGGTACTGTAAAACCATTTCGCGGCTTCTTGTTCCAAACAGTGCTTCCAGCATACCGGCTCCTTTGATTTATAATATTGTTTATTTGATACAATAATTATATCATATAACACAACTATTAGTTCATAGGGAAATCGACACCACTATTAATGCGCTGAAACGCTGCAGCCGGGAGAGCTTCTAATCCTTCAGGCGCTTCTCCAGCAGCTCGCGCTTAAACTTCTCCTGCGCCTCTTTTGCTCTCTCGCGCTCCGCGTCACGCTGCCGCAGCCGCTCTTTGAAAACCGCTTCCTGCTTCTTCTGCTCGGCGGTCAGCTCCTTTTTCGGGGCGGGCTTCTCCTCCTCTTCATAGGGGACGATAACGCCGACGCTGACGGCGGAAGCCATGCTGCCATAGAGCAGGAAAGCCGCTGCAAATATGCTCTTTTTCATACGCTGATCCTTTTGACACTATGCACCTGCACATTATGAAATATTGTAGCCAACATCTTTTCATCTCATCAGCTTCGACACGTCGAAACACATAAAATCAAATCCATACTTGGCATGAGTACTTTTCTCTATCTTTTCTTTTTACAAAGAAAAGAAACAAAAGAAAATCGTCGTTGCGCGAATCGCACGCTGCTCCCGGCTTTATGCCTCCGCAGCGGCTTTCAAGGCACGCTTAACGACAGGTCGCCTATTGATCAATGCGCTTCGATGAATCGAAGCTAGTAAAAGAAAGAGAGCTTCGACACGTCGAAGCGCATCAATAAAATAGACCCTTGGGCCTTGAGCGCGATCCTTATAAGCCATCCCGGAGGCACAAAGCCGGGAGGGATGAGCGATTCGCGAAAGGCCGCTTTTTGTGCTACTTTTTCTAAAAAAGTGGCAAAGAGACTACTGTTAAATTGTCAGTCTAAATAATGAGAGGAATAGATCATATTTTCGTCTTCAACCACTTGCGCCGGGCAAAGATCTTCCAGAAGATGAACCCTTTGATGAAGGTTTCCACCGTCATGATGATGTAGACGGCAATGATGCCGAAGCCCAGTTTCATGGCGATGTAGGAGGGAATGACCCGCAGCAGCCAGAGCGCGGCGATGTTGATCTTCAGCGGCGTGCGGGTGTCCCCCGCGCCGCGCAGGACGTTGCTGAGCACGAAAAGCACGGCCAGCGGCACCTGGGAGAGGCCGACGAGGCGCAGGTAGAGCGACGCCTGCTGTACGGTCGCGGGATCGTGGGTGAACATCCGCACAAAGAGCTCCGGCCAGATGACCATGACAAGCCCGAATACTCCCATGAATGTCGCGGCGACTTTGAGGCTGTAAAGCCCTCCCTCGTAGGCCTCCTCGGGGCGCTTCGCCCCCAGCTGCTGCCCGACGATGGCCATCGCCGCGACGGCGAAGCCGAAGCCCGGCATAAAGGCGAGTCCCTCCACGCGCAGCCCCACCTGGTAGCCCGCCAGGGCCGCCGTGCCATAGGAGGCGATGACCCAGATGAAGAGCAGGAAGGAGCTGACGGTGATGAGGCGCTCCAGCGCCGCGTGGCTGCCGACCTTGACGGCGCGCTTCAGGTCCGGCAGGTTCCACAGCGGCAGAAAATGCAGCCGCGCGTCGCGGCGCCGCAGCAGCAATAGGTAGAGCACGATGTTGAGGCCGTAGGAGGCCACCGTCGCATAGGCCGCCCCGGCGACGCCCATCGCGGGCAGTCCCCAGTGGCCGAAGATGAGCAGGTAGTCCAGCAGGGCGTTGACCCCGGCGGAGGCGAGCTTGATGTACAAAGAGCTCTTCGTATCGCCCGCCGCGCTGAGCTGGTTGTAAAAGAGCGCGTCGAGGAAGATGAGAGGGAAGCCGATAGAGAGCGCGCCGAAATAGACGCCGCCGTAGTGCACGACGTCCTCCCCCGTGCCCAGCAGGCGGTAAAACTCGTCGGCAAAGAGGGTGCCCGCCGCGGTAAAGGGGAGCGAGAGCAGCAGCGCAAAAGCGCCCAGGGTAAAGAGCAGCGCATTGGCCCTTTTGCGGCGCCGCGCACCGATGAGCCGCGCCGTCACGGCGTTGCCCCCGACGACGTAAAGGGTGATGACGACGTTGACGACCATGATGAACTGCATGCTCGTCCCGACCGCCGCCAGGGCGGAGACGCTCAGCAGTCCTACCATCAGCATGTCGACGAGGATCTGCAGGACGTCGAGGAGGTGTTTGAAAGCCGCGGGCAGCGCCAGCCGCAGCACCTCGCGCAGGCGCGCGTTTGGCCGCAGAGACGTCAATATGGAGCGGGACGGTTGGTTCATTAATAGTTGCTTCCTGCCTGCACCCGCCATCGGTGCGGCAATGGTTAAGATGGTGTTAACGCGGCGGGAGGGCCGAGACGTGCAGGACGACGGAGCGCCTGCTGGAGCGTCTGTTCTCGATGACGCTGCCGCCGTGGGGGAAAAGCGGGTGCCAGATAAGGGCGTCGCCGCTGCGGAAGGCGAACGCCTCCTCGCTCAGACCGGCCGCTTCGTACTGCCGCTTCAGCGTCTCCTGGTACCGGCGCCATGCGTCGGGATCCTGTGGCGGCATTGTATCGAAACGTTCGTAGAATCGGTGCGGCAGCCCGTAGCGCTCCGCCGCGACCCGGTGGGCGCCTTTGACCCCCGTCAGCGTGCCGTTCTGCGGCGTCGTGTCTTCCAGGGCGATCCAGATCCTGAAATAGGGTTCCCCAGGCATCACGTGAAAGACGGGGATGTCCCGGTGCAGCGGCTGCTGGCTCCCCTGCAAAAAGGTGATCGAAGTCCGCAGCGACGGCCCCAGGCCGAACAGCAGCTCCTGCAATTTTACAATGGTGCGCTCCGCGAAGAGGGCATTGATCTCGGGAATTTCATCGTGCAGACCGATCAGGCGCGGGTAGGTGCCGTCGGCTTTTTTGTTCGCCGCCAGGGCTTTGACGTTGGCAACTGTCCAGTCGTCCAGCGCGTCGTTGACCTTCTCGACCGTGTTGTCGCCGATTGCTCCCCTGTAGAGGTAGCAGCCGTCCGCGTTGAACTGGTCGACTATGGCCCTCTCCTCCCCGGAGAGACCGAGGTAGCGGGGATGCTTTCGGTAGTTTTCATACTCGAACCAATGTTTTTCCGTCGGCATCGGCCCTACTTTCACTGCACTGCTCCCCTCTCCATTGTCACGCTTTTTAGACGATAAAGCAATTTCTGTTCGACCCCGCGTCAAAAGAGCGTCGGCTGCCGCAGCTGCCGGTAGAGCTCCAGCACGCCCGGAAGCCTTACCGCCCTGCCCAGCCGCCCCGCTTCCCAGTAGGAGGGTTTCAGCAGTTCATCAAAGAGCAGCTGCTTCTCCAGCGGGTCGACGTAGTTCACCATCTTAACATCATCGGGCCTGCCGCCGCGCAGACGGGTGACGAAGAGCTGCCGGGCGACCAGTTCCCGTTCGCGCTGGGTGTAGACGGCGTCGATGACATCGCGGTAGGTGTTGTAGTCGTTGGCGGGAAGACGGCTGCGGTTGTTCAGCATGGAGAGGTAGTGCTTCAGCTCCGGGGCACGGAGCATGGCGACGAACGCATCGGGCAGGAGTGGTTCGGGCTCCTTGTAAAGCCCCAGGCCCGCTTCGCCGTAGAGCAGAATGCCTACATGCTCGAAGCGGTTGCCGAACGTCTGCAAATACTTGGTGAGAAACCGCTCGTCAAGGGCGACGTAGACGTGGTTGCTGAAACGGGAGTAGCCGTCAAGCTGGCGGTAGAGGCGGTCGAGGTTGTCCTTGTCGCTCTTGATCTCGACGGCAACGAGCGTTTCGTTTTCCGAGAGAGCGTAGAGGTCCGGACGGACACTTACATTCCACTGCGTAAACTCGTGGATGATGGTTGTCCCCTCCCCGTAGCGTTCGCGCAGGAAGGTTTCGGCGGCCTCGCGCAATTCCGCCTCGTTCGACGCCGGGGCGGGCCGCAGCTTGCGGTACTTGGCGAGGAAGCTTTTGTTGTCCCGGTCGCGGCGTTGGCGCGGGGTCATCTCCGCGTAGGCCTGCCGCACATAGCCTTCGTCCTCCCCGCTGCTGCAGTAATCAGACAACTGCTTGCGGCGCCGCGTCAGGCGGCGGGGGAGAAAGGGGTTGTCGCGCTGCGTTTCGAGCAGGGCTTCGTCGGCGGTGATGGCATTGAGAAGCGCGAGGACTTCATTGGCGTTGACGGCATCCATGGCGCGATTATAGCGCGTAGCCGGGTGCGGCGGCGAAAAGATGGCAGCAAATACTATGTGACGGATGCGGTGCCGTTCAGAGCTTCGCGAGCCCGGTTCTTTGCAATACCTTCAGTACGCCGATGACGGCCATCACCGCCAATATCTCCCACTGCCAGTAGGCGAGCGCCTTCTGCGCCATGACGAAGTGGACCGTTACCAGCAGCAGGGCAACGTAGATGAGCCGGTGGTACCTGTAAAACCTGGCAAAGAGCTTCGGCAAGGAGGTGACGGCCATAAAAAGCAAAATGGCGAAGGCGCTCACCCCGAGATAGATGAAGGGCCGCTTCAGCGTCTCATCAAAGGCAACGGCAGGATCGAGCTCCATGTCGAGGATGACGAAATTGGAAAAGTGCAGCAGGGCGTAGAAGAAGGCGAAGAGCCCCACCATGCGCCGGTAGCGCAGCAGCCGGATCTTCTTCTTTACCAGGGAGATGGTCGTCGCCGCGTAGAGCAGCGTCAAAGCGCTGTAACCGGTCACGGTGTAGATCGTCTTGACGGGGTCTTCCGCCCCGCCGGCGAAGAGGCGGTAGAGCAGGAAGAGCAGCGGGGAGAGACAGAGGAGGAAAAGGAGCGTTCTTTTCAAAACTGTTTCCTCAGGTCCATGCCCTTGTAGAGGTGGGCAACCTCTTTCCCGTAGCCGTTGAACATCAGTGTGGGCTGTTTGAAGAAGTGCCCCAGCACCCGTTCGCGCGCCTGGGACCAGCGGGGATGGTCAACGTCGGGGTTGACGTTGGCATAGAAGCCGAATTCGTGAGGGGCGTAGACGTTCCAGGTGTTTCGCGGCTGCGTGTCGGTAAAGGTGATCCTCACGACCGACTTGATGCTTTTGAAGCCGTACTTCCACGGCACGACAAGGCGGATCGGCGCGCCGTTCTGCGGCGGGAGGGTGTGGCCGTAGAGGCCGACGGCCATCAGGGTTAGCGGGTGCATCGCCTCGTCCATGCGCAGCCCCTCGACATAGGGGTAGTCCAGGGTCGCCAGGAGGCCGCGGTCCTGGTCGGGGAACTGCTCGGGGTCGTACAATGTCTCGAAACGGACGTACTTCGCCGACGCAAGAGGCCTGGCTATGGCGATGAGCCTGGAGAGTTCGAACCCGATCCACGGCACGACCATCGACCACCCCTCCACGCAGCGGAAACGGTAGATCCGCTCCTCCAGAGGCATTTGCTTCATCAGCTTCCAGACGTCCAGCTCGAGCGGCTGCTCGACCATCCCGTCAATGGTCAGCTTCCACGGCGCGCTTTTGAAGTGCTTTGAGAGGGGCTTGACCCCCTCCTTGCTCGTCGTGAACTCGTAGAAGTTGTTGTAGGAGGTGATCTGCTCGTAGGTGTTGAGTTCGAGTCCTCCCGCGTTGGGGTCTTTGGCATAGTCGAGGTTTGCGGCGGGCAGCTGCTCTTTCGCGGCCAGTTCCAGCACCGCCGCCGTGCTCACCAGGGTCGCCGCCCCCAGCTTCAGAAATTTCCGGCGTTCGTCGAAGAGCGCCTCGTCCGTCACGTCGGCTTCGCGCAGCGGCCGGTTTTCGTATCGTGTGCGTTGCATCGTCGCTCCTTTTCGGGCGCTTTTGCCTTTTCTAACACTATACGCCCGGCGCATAAATAGTTCAAAAACGGCCGCTACAGATGCTACAATGGCGCAAACATCTTCGGAGAGAGCATGACGGAACTGCGCTATCTTGCCCACTACCCCGAGACGCTCCAGGCACAGGTGCGGCGCCTCATCGAGGGCGGGAAGCTCGGCGATTTTTTGCTGCAGAAGTACCCCGAGGCGCATGCCCTCTCCACCGACGGCGCGCTCTACGACTACGCCGACGCCATGCGCAGTGCGTATATGCGCAACTCCCAGCCCCTGCACAAGGTCGTCTATGACACGAAGATCAGTGTCATAAACGACGCCCTGGGGATGCACACCCGCATCTCGAAGGTGCACGGCGGCCGGGTGCGCTCCCGGCGGGAGATCCGCATCGCCTCTCTTTTTAAAAAGGTCCCCGAACCCTTTTTGCAGATGATCGTCGCCCACGAACTGGCCCACCTCAAAGAGCGCGATCACAACAAGGCCTTTTACAGCCTCTGCGAGCACATGGCCCCCGGCTACCACCAGCTGGAGTTCGACCTGCGCCTCTACCTGACCTACATGGAACGCTTCGGGAAACTCTACTGACCGCCGCCACATTACAAATGTGATACCGGAATATGTTCAATCCTGCAACCCTGCGGTAATGGCGGTGTAATACTGCTTCCCTACCATCTGCGGAATTTTTTCATTCCGGAGTCTCACATGATCGGCAACCTCTACCCCCTTCTCCTCTCCACCGTTACGGCGGCGCTCCTGCTGAGCGCCTGCGGCGAGAGCGGCAACAGCAGCGCGGAGAACGTTGGCGCCGTCCCCGACGCCGGTACGCTGCTGCCCTACAGTGTCCTGATGGACAACCTCGCAGACGGCGCGAACCCCGGCGAGACCTTCGGGATCCGCAACGGCGGCTTCGGGTCGGCGGCCGCCGCCGACCCGACGGACAAAAACCGCTTCTACGCCATGACCGACCGGGGTCCCAACGCCACCTACAGCGGTGCCGAAGGCAAGGGCAAGATCTTCCCGACGCCGGATTACACCCCGCGCATCGGTCTTTTCGAGGTCGGCGCGGACGGCAACGTCACGATGGTCAAGGAGATCCTGTTCAAAGACACCGCGGGGCAGCCGATCTCCGGCCTCCCCAACAGCGCGGCGCTCGGCGGCACGGGCGAGATCCCCTACGATACCGACGGCAACGCCATCCGGGATGAAAACGGCAGCATCAAAACCGACGACTTCGGCCTGGACAGCGAAGGGCTCGCCGTCATGAAAGACGGCACCTACTGGGTCAGCGACGAATACGGTCCGCACATGGTCCACTTCGACAAGAACGGCAAAGAGATCGGGCGCATCAACCCCTTTGCCGGCGACAGCCGCAACACTTACACGCTGCCCGCGGAGTTCGGCCGCCGCTGGGCCAACCGTGGCATGGAGGGGCTGACGGTCACGCCGGACCAGAAGAGCCTCGTCGGGATCATGCAGTCCACCCTGGACAACCCCAGCAGCGCCATGCGCGGCACACTGACGCGCATCGTGACCGTCAGCCTCGAAGACGGCACGGTCAAACAGTACCTCTACAAGCAGGAGAAAGCGAAAAACTCCAACTCCGAGATCACCGCACTCAGTAACGACGTCTTCCTCGTCATCGAGCGCGACGGCAGCTTCTACAAAGATACGACGGCGGGACAGAAGCACGTCTACAAGATCAAGCTCACCACCGGTACGGAACTCGAAAGCATCGCCCCCGACGCCAACCTGACGCAGAACGCCGACGGCGGTCTGCTGCTCGACGGCAAGACCCTCGAAGAGGTTGCGATCCAGGCGGACGGCTGGGAAACACTGGCGGACAAAGGGATCGTCCCCGTCCAGAAAGAGCTCGTCGTCGACATGATCAAAGCGGTCCAGTACCCGCATGACAAGATGGAGGGGCTGATCGTCTTCGACGAGCACACCCTCGGCATCGTCAACGACGACGACTTCGCCATGTGGGCGACCGGCGGGGTATTGGAGCAGAAGTACCTCGATGCGGCCAAGACGAAAATAGACGGCAACACCCTCTATGTCGTCCATGACCTGGAGCTGAGCGGCATGACCCTGCACAAACTCGCTTCCTATAATACAGGCAAGGAGGGGGGCAGCGAGATCTCGGCCTATGACAGCGCCTCCAAGCGGCTCTTCATCACCAACGGCGCGGACAACAAACTCGACATCGTTAGCGTCGCCGACGTTGCCGCTCCGGCGCTGGTCACCTCCGTCGACCTCTCCGCCTACGGCGCGGGCGTGCAGAGCGTGAGCACCAAGAAGGGCAAGGTCGCCGTCGCCGTCGGCAGTGCCGACAAAGTCGGCACGGTAGGCAAAGTCCTCCTCTTCGACACCGACGGCGGTTTCCTCGCCCAGACACGCGTCGGCTACCTGCCGGACATGGTCACCTTCAGCGAGGACGGCAAAAAGATCCTCGTCGCCAACGAAGGCGAACCCGATGCCTCCGGCGGCAGCTACGCGGACGCCAAGGGCTCCGTCGGCCTCATTACCGTCGCCGATGCGACGGCGGCGGACGATGCCGCCGGCTACGCCGAGGCTGATTTCAGCGCGGCAACTCTGACCGCAGCGGCGGACGGCACGCCGGTCCGCTTGGGCGGTACGCCGAAAAACGACAAGGCGTTCGATATCGAACCCGAGTACATCACCGTCAGCGGCAGCGACGCCTACGTCACCCTGCAGGAGAACAACGCGGTGGCGAAGGTCGACATCTCCGGTGCGACGCCGACGCTCACCTGGGTCAAATCCCTCGGGGCGAAAAGCTACGAACCCGGCAGCGGCAACACGATCGACATCGAGGAGGAAGGCAATATCACGATGAAGTCCTACCCGGGACTCTTCGGCCTCTATATGCCCGACACCATCGCATCGTACACTGCCGGCGGGGAGACCTACTTCGTCACCGCCAACGAAGGCGACGGCCGCGAATGGTGCAACGGTGACGAGAGCTACTGCTTCGTCGACGAGGAGAAGATCAAGAAGCTCAGCCTCGACCCGGCGATCGCCGACGCCTACGCAAACGAGAACGACCTGAAAGTCGTCACCGACATGGGCGACAGCGACAGCGACGATGTTTACGAAAAGCTCTATGCTTACGGCGCGCGCAGCTTCAGCATCTGGAGCAGCAGCGGCGACCTCGTCTTCGACAGCGGGGACGCCATCTCCAAAAAGATCGCCGAGATCGAACCGGCGCTCTTCAACCAGGACGACGGCGAGATGGACGGCCGCAGCGGCAACAAGGGCGGCGAGCCCGAAGCGCTGGCCCTGGGCTCCATCGGCGGCAAAACCTACGCCTTCGTCGGCCTGGAGCGTCAGAGCGCCATCCTCATCTACGACATCAGCGACCCTATGCAGCCCGTGTACGTCGATTATGTCGTCACGCATACCGAGGGGGACGTCAGTCCCGAAGGGATGCTCTTCGTGCCGGCAGACCAGTCGCCCAACGGCAAAAACCTGCTGATCGTTTCCAACGAGGTCAGCGGATCGACCGTCCTCTACGAAATCACACAGTAAACTGCGGGAGCCCGATCTCCCCGGGTCTCCGGACTCCCCCA contains:
- the cowN gene encoding N(2)-fixation sustaining protein CowN, whose translation is MNNEIRIDERYVSFANIDCFENACLVIDRLLYVTGQAEHVNLYWKKIIPTIPQAYYDRDPKADEKEALLYLVCSNVFYLEELFENEEDEEGLNALKRAELECC
- a CDS encoding MarR family winged helix-turn-helix transcriptional regulator yields the protein MASKLEWLFAFSSAHAKLFKQVDRALSVHGISFSEFYILHRLQNEPGRAMRRIDLAEEVGMSASGITRALNPLEKLGLVQKEKNPRDARVSLVKLSDTGVQQSTDALATVQSTLDTLFSPLETGDIDACMAIAAKLN
- a CDS encoding CatB-related O-acetyltransferase; translated protein: MLDPAKKHPMVMPDGTAVPQVVHLRAVIDHPRIEVGEFSYYHNFEKLEDYAGYLAPYLFPLSLDRLIIGKFVQIAHGVRFITSSANHAMGGFSTYPFDNFTMSAETTGADIVAMFEKSGNRGDTVVGNDVWIGLGATIMPGVTIGDGAIIGSHAVVAADVAPYTVVAGNPARPVRKRFDDEVTAALLAIRWWEWPLEKIEKHIDVITGGDIDALKALA
- a CDS encoding nucleotidyltransferase family protein; this encodes MSMPELAGFLCEALEAENIPVVLSGGSCVEIYSRGEYTSYDIDLINRYNEQFKKIKRVMEALGFSEKERYFVHPDSHFFIEFPSGPLGVGDAPVEEIAELDTDAGVLRLLTPTDCIKDRLAAYYHWKDEQSLQQAVWVAQQNAFDLENVRKWSAAEGALEKFDDFEKMVTSVK
- a CDS encoding winged helix-turn-helix domain-containing protein, coding for MLEALFGTRSREMVLQYLLAFDEGYAREISRYLDVTLTSVQQQLANLEEGGVLLSKMSGRTRVYFFNPRYAFLPELTGLLEKARTYYRPELREKLVMQRKRPRRPAKPL
- a CDS encoding MATE family efflux transporter, whose product is MNQPSRSILTSLRPNARLREVLRLALPAAFKHLLDVLQILVDMLMVGLLSVSALAAVGTSMQFIMVVNVVITLYVVGGNAVTARLIGARRRKRANALLFTLGAFALLLSLPFTAAGTLFADEFYRLLGTGEDVVHYGGVYFGALSIGFPLIFLDALFYNQLSAAGDTKSSLYIKLASAGVNALLDYLLIFGHWGLPAMGVAGAAYATVASYGLNIVLYLLLLRRRDARLHFLPLWNLPDLKRAVKVGSHAALERLITVSSFLLFIWVIASYGTAALAGYQVGLRVEGLAFMPGFGFAVAAMAIVGQQLGAKRPEEAYEGGLYSLKVAATFMGVFGLVMVIWPELFVRMFTHDPATVQQASLYLRLVGLSQVPLAVLFVLSNVLRGAGDTRTPLKINIAALWLLRVIPSYIAMKLGFGIIAVYIIMTVETFIKGFIFWKIFARRKWLKTKI
- a CDS encoding phytanoyl-CoA dioxygenase family protein: MKVGPMPTEKHWFEYENYRKHPRYLGLSGEERAIVDQFNADGCYLYRGAIGDNTVEKVNDALDDWTVANVKALAANKKADGTYPRLIGLHDEIPEINALFAERTIVKLQELLFGLGPSLRTSITFLQGSQQPLHRDIPVFHVMPGEPYFRIWIALEDTTPQNGTLTGVKGAHRVAAERYGLPHRFYERFDTMPPQDPDAWRRYQETLKRQYEAAGLSEEAFAFRSGDALIWHPLFPHGGSVIENRRSSRRSVVLHVSALPPR
- a CDS encoding sce7726 family protein — translated: MDAVNANEVLALLNAITADEALLETQRDNPFLPRRLTRRRKQLSDYCSSGEDEGYVRQAYAEMTPRQRRDRDNKSFLAKYRKLRPAPASNEAELREAAETFLRERYGEGTTIIHEFTQWNVSVRPDLYALSENETLVAVEIKSDKDNLDRLYRQLDGYSRFSNHVYVALDERFLTKYLQTFGNRFEHVGILLYGEAGLGLYKEPEPLLPDAFVAMLRAPELKHYLSMLNNRSRLPANDYNTYRDVIDAVYTQRERELVARQLFVTRLRGGRPDDVKMVNYVDPLEKQLLFDELLKPSYWEAGRLGRAVRLPGVLELYRQLRQPTLF
- a CDS encoding ferric reductase-like transmembrane domain-containing protein — encoded protein: MKRTLLFLLCLSPLLFLLYRLFAGGAEDPVKTIYTVTGYSALTLLYAATTISLVKKKIRLLRYRRMVGLFAFFYALLHFSNFVILDMELDPAVAFDETLKRPFIYLGVSAFAILLFMAVTSLPKLFARFYRYHRLIYVALLLVTVHFVMAQKALAYWQWEILAVMAVIGVLKVLQRTGLAKL
- the msrP gene encoding protein-methionine-sulfoxide reductase catalytic subunit MsrP, whose product is MQRTRYENRPLREADVTDEALFDERRKFLKLGAATLVSTAAVLELAAKEQLPAANLDYAKDPNAGGLELNTYEQITSYNNFYEFTTSKEGVKPLSKHFKSAPWKLTIDGMVEQPLELDVWKLMKQMPLEERIYRFRCVEGWSMVVPWIGFELSRLIAIARPLASAKYVRFETLYDPEQFPDQDRGLLATLDYPYVEGLRMDEAMHPLTLMAVGLYGHTLPPQNGAPIRLVVPWKYGFKSIKSVVRITFTDTQPRNTWNVYAPHEFGFYANVNPDVDHPRWSQARERVLGHFFKQPTLMFNGYGKEVAHLYKGMDLRKQF
- a CDS encoding YgjP-like metallopeptidase domain-containing protein, producing the protein MTELRYLAHYPETLQAQVRRLIEGGKLGDFLLQKYPEAHALSTDGALYDYADAMRSAYMRNSQPLHKVVYDTKISVINDALGMHTRISKVHGGRVRSRREIRIASLFKKVPEPFLQMIVAHELAHLKERDHNKAFYSLCEHMAPGYHQLEFDLRLYLTYMERFGKLY
- a CDS encoding choice-of-anchor I family protein, producing the protein MIGNLYPLLLSTVTAALLLSACGESGNSSAENVGAVPDAGTLLPYSVLMDNLADGANPGETFGIRNGGFGSAAAADPTDKNRFYAMTDRGPNATYSGAEGKGKIFPTPDYTPRIGLFEVGADGNVTMVKEILFKDTAGQPISGLPNSAALGGTGEIPYDTDGNAIRDENGSIKTDDFGLDSEGLAVMKDGTYWVSDEYGPHMVHFDKNGKEIGRINPFAGDSRNTYTLPAEFGRRWANRGMEGLTVTPDQKSLVGIMQSTLDNPSSAMRGTLTRIVTVSLEDGTVKQYLYKQEKAKNSNSEITALSNDVFLVIERDGSFYKDTTAGQKHVYKIKLTTGTELESIAPDANLTQNADGGLLLDGKTLEEVAIQADGWETLADKGIVPVQKELVVDMIKAVQYPHDKMEGLIVFDEHTLGIVNDDDFAMWATGGVLEQKYLDAAKTKIDGNTLYVVHDLELSGMTLHKLASYNTGKEGGSEISAYDSASKRLFITNGADNKLDIVSVADVAAPALVTSVDLSAYGAGVQSVSTKKGKVAVAVGSADKVGTVGKVLLFDTDGGFLAQTRVGYLPDMVTFSEDGKKILVANEGEPDASGGSYADAKGSVGLITVADATAADDAAGYAEADFSAATLTAAADGTPVRLGGTPKNDKAFDIEPEYITVSGSDAYVTLQENNAVAKVDISGATPTLTWVKSLGAKSYEPGSGNTIDIEEEGNITMKSYPGLFGLYMPDTIASYTAGGETYFVTANEGDGREWCNGDESYCFVDEEKIKKLSLDPAIADAYANENDLKVVTDMGDSDSDDVYEKLYAYGARSFSIWSSSGDLVFDSGDAISKKIAEIEPALFNQDDGEMDGRSGNKGGEPEALALGSIGGKTYAFVGLERQSAILIYDISDPMQPVYVDYVVTHTEGDVSPEGMLFVPADQSPNGKNLLIVSNEVSGSTVLYEITQ